A genomic window from Malassezia vespertilionis chromosome 6, complete sequence includes:
- the CDC3 gene encoding Cell division control protein 3 (COG:D; COG:U; COG:Z; EggNog:ENOG503NUM5), translated as MAAPAAIPRRKLTSYVGFGNLPNQVHRASVRKGFNFTAMVVGETGLGKSTLINTLFNTNLVPGGEERLAGREGAQTVGIDTISADIEENEVRLRLNIIDTPGFGDFVNNDSAWEPILQTIDARFDQYLDQENRLNRSKIVDNRVHALLYFIQPTGHALRAIDLEFLSRLCNRVNIIPVIAKADTVDPDEMQQVKQRILRDLEFHNIKTVQLPIDMDDDEEGIAETEEIQSKIPFAIVGSNDMVRASDGRVVRGRAYPWGTIEVDNELQSDFVKLRQMLIRTNMEDLRELTDQLYEDYRAQKLLSLGITQDDTVFQGMNPGAKQAEARALHEAKLAKMESEMKAVFQRKVSEKESKLKQSEEELYTRHREMRNALDQQRAELEDRKRRIQNSLR; from the coding sequence ATGGCGGCACCGGCTGCGATTCCACGCAGGAAGCTTACGAGCTATGTGGGTTTTGGCAATTTGCCTAACCAGGTTCATCGTGCATCTGTACGCAAAGGATTCAACTTTACTGCGATGGTCGTCGGCGAGACGGGCCTCGGGAAGTCGACGTTGATCAACACGCTCTTCAATACGAACCTCGTCCCGGGCGGTGAAGAGCGGCTTGCGGGCCGTGAGGGTGCACAGACCGTGGGTATCGACACGATCAGTGCCGACATTGAAGAGAACGAggtgcgtctgcgcctCAATATCATCGACACGCCCGGCTTTGGCGACTTTGTGAACAACGACAGCGCATGGGAGCCCATCCTGCAGAccatcgacgcgcgcttcgacCAGTACCTGGACCAGGAGAACAGGCTGAACAGATCCAAGATCGTGGACAACCgtgtgcatgcgctgctctaCTTTATCCAGCCGACGGGCCatgcgttgcgcgcgattgACCTCGAGTTCCTTTCGCGCCTGTGCAACCGCGTGAACATCATCCCGGTGATTGCCAAGGCTGATACGGTCGATCCTGACGAGATGCAGCAGGTCAAGCAGCGGATACTGCGCGACCTCGAGTTCCACAACATCAAGACCGTCCAGCTCCCCATCGAcatggacgacgacgaggaaggCATTGCCGAGACGGAGGAGATCCAGAGCAAGATTCCGTTCGCGATTGTCGGATCGAACGATATGGtgcgcgccagcgacggccgcgtcgtgcgtgGCCGTGCGTACCCATGGGGCACAATCGAGGTGGACAATGAGCTGCAGAGTGACTTTGTCAAGCTGCGCCAGATGCTGATCCGCACAAACATGGAGGATCTGCGCGAGCTTACGGACCAACTCTATGAGGACTACCGCGCACAGAAACTGCTTTCCCTCGGCATCACCCAGGACGACACCGTGTTCCAGGGCATGAACCCCGGCGCAAAGCAGGCCGAGGCACGTGCTTTGCACGAGGCCAAGCTTGCCAAGATGGAGTCGGAGATGAAGGCTgtcttccagcgcaaggTCTCGGAGAAAGAGTCCAAGCTGAAGCAGAGCGAGGAGGAGCTGTACACACGGCACCGCGAAATGCGCAACGCACTCGACcagcagcgtgcagagcTCGAAGACAGGAAGCGGCGGATCCAGAACAGCCTCCGCTAG
- the LEA1 gene encoding U2 snRNP complex subunit (COG:A; EggNog:ENOG503NUHE): protein MKLSAELLGELDSALNPLKERELDLRGLKIAVIENLGATRDQNDCLDLTDNEIKFLGNFPRLSRLGALLLANNLVSRIDPRLYQQLPNLRSLVLSNNAVHEFRQVVPLRKMRRLEYLSLLGNPIAREKHYREFVLWRIPSVRVLDYQRVSEKERAYARTLFETPDGRPTELAVHMSGTSSAPHPSKAPSAAPGRLLTAEERASIADAIERSTSLEEVRRLEERLKLGYLPHA, encoded by the coding sequence aTGAAGCTGAGTGCGGAGCTGCTAGGCGAGCTGGACTCGGCGCTAAACCCgctcaaagagcgcgagctggatTTGCGCGGGCTCAAGATTGCCGTGATCGAGAATCTcggtgcgacgcgcgatcAGAACGACTGCTTGGACTTGACCGATAACGAGATCAAGTTCCTCGGCAATTTTCCGCGCCTGTCGCGCTTGGGTGCTCTGCTGCTCGCCAACAATCTAGTGTCGCGCATCGACCCGCGCTTGTACCAGCAGCTGCCGAACTTGCGCTCGCTGGTGCTGTCGAACAATGCGGTGCACGAGTTTCGCCAGGTGGTGCCGCTGCGAAAAATGCGGCGCCTCGAGTACCTATCCTTGCTCGGCAATCCCATCGCACGTGAAAAACACTACCGCGAGTTTGTCCTATGGCGCATCCCCAGCGTGCGTGTACTCGACTACCAGCGCGTCTcggaaaaagagcgcgcaTACGCGCGCACCTTGTTTGAAACGCCCGACGGCCGGCCCACCGAGCTTGCTGTGCACATGTCCGGAacatccagcgcgccgcatcccAGCAAAgcaccgagcgccgcgccgggaCGCTTGCTCACAGCCGAAGAGCGCGCGTCGATTGCCGACGCAATCGAACGCAGCACGAGTCTCGAAGAGGTGCGGCGGCTTGAGGAGCGCCTGAAACTTGGATACCTGCCCCACGCATAA
- a CDS encoding uncharacterized protein (EggNog:ENOG503NVTS; COG:Z), with protein sequence MDVGRFETYLRDLVPVVLGTDTAHAPLRLVCDAGTAHTFASDPQSPVLFVDQRADALHYTLALRPSYLPDCVSCMALLKRDAVLDMAAPLAPQLRVVTLDAEPGGAGAGAGASLEKPYETLQTVVRSVITPWFDAYAARDDTDTNRAKTDEIPMVKRKFAELALSLRHLQESVEIPHVVLTTHPAVRAAVEAHGASVGVDALDAALLHDDQFVNALHSEMNGWVRAVQKVTKLERSVESGSAMQEINFWNAMEHALKDVEQQLHTPAILLTLEILTHAKRFHATVSFHADTGIQDSLEKVHGYNVLMKDLPLGELLAASTLASVRTAVRALFSILTKKLRASSYPVARALAFVEAIGRDFCDAQHRVLGAQAVMQLDYPAFSAAVQETIHVQGEWEEGVKEFVYVARELTRKRAEKFFPIKIVGAHAALRTRLEYLARFRVAHEELVDMADVGRTWANDAPDASLLAEIHAAYDALRAVDLLDTSEKGTAALAHAEARYNAQIAHVENQLIEKLQGLLDHAQSARERLRILAQFNKLFVRPKVRAAVQEYQQVLLQSVQSDIDALHAKFSAGFRDSAAHVAGKLRGQPEIVGAMVWASEMERQLQGYLKRVEDVLGHGWEHYTDGQRIHAESAAFAAKLDTRPLLSAWSQDAARRVTQVQGPLLRVVEERKSGRLRLVANYDAQAFAFADEAHALTMLGMQIPQALSSAALDARRIHPFALAVVNALRTLDKVHEQLAAMPAAGPLLAHNLHAIHSLLAQASQARWERFLDSYSSVYTSASADALRENAQVVLVETLAGNVVQLEERVQKLAAVQDEMDGVLRTLRTCAYQRAAFRACVDALQRAMDALSLAGYANVARFVEHVEEKRVAVLLDRLHAELDQVAQTFAPRHHTATPVVLAVRLHGAALQLEPRLEAARSVWIAQLAAVLDTVLALPRLTTQHALALGQDSGPACRLLARVDPGRLETPLARLESVLAHASRYAAAWLELQFLWDVEPDALAAQLGADLAAWHAIARRLGHARATLEAHRVRRVFGGIVCIDGEAIQRRVALKLDAFQRAFLQRYAAALAAAADACTAAVREQRRALEPLRVHSASIDDVVALVALVQQLQASRERWHDTLAQYAAGEAVLVQQRVPLLQWTFAEQVHGELSALEQLLDQKRAAMDAAHAAIHARIAAEDAALAQKRAEFLGAWDAQKPVQGALLVHDAQHTLASFAAKLALLQAQHEQLAAAQAAFLVPAADARALARAREELDDLQSVWGALAGVWSALDETRARPWAAVHVRQVRQELDAQVRAMRAMPSRLRQYAAYEHLHERLAFLLKHTAVLAELRSDAFNERHWRALFQRVGRRYLASSHTLGAVWDLDWATNMSAVRTQLAEAQGEYALQVYLEQVRDAWTGYALELVNYRNECMLVRGFDALFQLATEHASALRAMGASEHYRVFEEEARAWEAKLARVQTVFDYWERVQRAWVYLHGLFSSTAETRHMLPKEASRFQSISTEFLAILRRAQKAPLVLEVVQQPGLEHTLRRLAELLHRIQKALGEYLERERARFARFYFVGDEDLLEILGSQRDRARAATHFPKMFPGLHALTIAHDDTIVGVANRAGEHLAIDPVACGERPVHEWLAALEHSVQRALLAAVRHAVEALDTTRAWLVAYPAQVAVLAAQIVFVRDVERGLAHGSLDDAQQRTTRLAAWLTTHITTADGVERRACEQLLTFLAHAAELLAALAQAPLAPGIFPWLLHLRHYLDADGVHVCMAHTRFAYGFEFLDAAERLVHTPLTTTCYASMTQALHARLGGAPFGPAGTGKTETIKALGAEMGRFVLVFNCDSQFDVHAMGRILAGVCRVGAWGCFDEFNRLEERVLSSVSQQMYAIQRALVENKPAELGVRVDVHACTGVFVTMNPRYAGRSHLPDNLKALFRSVAMAHPDKRRIVHVLLLVHGFQGAAQWASKMVLLFQLLDEQLHRAQHYDFGLRALKAVLRSAARVRTRGADEQRVLVQSVLETVAPKLDADDVPLLSRLVEEVFPGVRYTPSALDALSAAIDARCAAHHLHAAPWKAKLLQLYHIQHIAHGIILVGAAGTGKTAAWRTLLAAMEHVDGVSSVAHVIAPKVLSNEALYGTLDPTTREWTDGLFTALLRRILENVRREREQRHWIVFDGDIDPDWVENLNSVLDENKMLTLPTGERLVLPPNVRLVFEVDSVAHATRATITRCGMVAFGAELVPRSARLAHAAATLRAATLGAPDELPSVHAADDRAILAGIAARVEQDCAHGGLVDWALSFAHTLPHTMAFDEARAIAAFFSLLRRAARLVLAYNAAHPDFCMRDEHVAHYASRAMLVALAWACVGDAPHVVRDAFSDAVRARVTAALPAGQLLDYHVVASRDAPFEPWAAHVAPVELDPSALVAAEVVIPTLDTVRLEELVYAYLLDHRPVMLCGPPGSGKTMVLYATLRRLADVMIASVNLSSQTTPAALLALLEEHLAYQETPHGTQLAPSQPGRWLVVFCDEINLPAPDAYGTQCPIHFLRQLVEQRGFWRARQWIALERVQFVGACNPPTDPGRWPLTHRFLRHAPVVMVDYPAPVSLHQIYHTFTRALLRATPNLAGYAEPLSHAMVRFFLASQKQFTPATQAHYVYSPRELTRWIRGMYKALGDMQLAALPDLVRIWAFEGLRLFQDRLVSDLDKAWTDEMLDTVAHDAFPALDMHHTLARPILYADWLTRTYSSVDRAPLRDYAKARLHAYSEEEMHADLVLHDKVLDLALCCDRVLQQAAGHLLLIGVAGSGKTTVARFCAWLRGLALYSMPSARGFRDADFDEHLRALLRRVGIYGEQVCWTMDEAHVAHPARLEKLNTLLANAEVAGLFEGDEHAALLTALRDASQREGVVVATDDELLAFFRAQIRANLHIVLTMTPPQGGIGSKAAASPALFNRCTLVYCW encoded by the coding sequence ATGGATGTGGGCAGGTTCGAGACCTACCTGCGTGATCTGGTGCCTgtcgtgctcggcacggaCACCGCCCATGCGCCATTGCGGCTGGTCTGCGATGCCGGCACAGCACACACCTTTGCCAGTGATCCACAGTCGCCGGTCCTATTTGTAGACCAGCGCGCGGACGCGCTGCACTATACCCTCGCATTGCGCCCGTCCTACCTGCCCGATTGCGTCTCGTGCATGGCGCTTCtcaagcgcgatgcagtgctggacatggccgcgccccttgcgccgcagctgcgcgtcgTGACACTGGACGCCGAGCCTGGCGGagccggcgccggcgccggcgcctcGCTCGAGAAACCCTACGAGACGCTGCAAACGGTGGTGCGCAGTGTGATCACGCCCTGGTTTGAcgcgtacgccgcgcgtgACGATACGGATACCAACCGCGCCAAGACCGACGAGATCCCCATGGTGAAGCGCAAGttcgccgagcttgcacTGAGTCTGCGGCACCTGCAAGAGAGCGTAGAAATTCCCCATGTTGTGCTCACAACGCACCCCgcggtgcgcgccgcggtggAAGCGCACGGTGCAAGTGTCGGTGTGGATGCACTGGACGCCGCGTTGCTCCACGACGACCAGTTTGtcaatgcgctgcactcgGAGATGAACGGATGGGTGCGTGCGGTGCAAAAGGTCAccaagctcgagcgcagtgTAGAGAGCGGGAGTGCGATGCAAGAGATCAACTTTTGGAACGCGATGGAGCACGCGCTGAAAGACGtggagcagcagctgcacacGCCTGCAATCCTGCTCACCCTCGAGATTCTCACccacgccaagcgcttccACGCCACCGTCTCTTTCCACGCCGACACGGGCATCCAAGACAGCCTGGAAAAGGTGCATGGGTACAACGTGCTCATGAAAGACCTTccgctcggcgagctccTCGCTGCATCGACGCTCGCatccgtgcgcacggccgtgcgcgcccTCTTTTCCATCCTCACCAAGAAACTCCGCGCGAGCAGCTACCCggtcgcgcgcgcgctcgcgttTGTCGAGGCGATCGGCCGCGACTTttgcgatgcacagcaccgcgtgcttggcgcacaggcCGTCATGCAGCTCGACTACCCCGCATTCTCCGCCGCCGTCCAGGAAACCATCCACGTGCAGGGCGAATGGGAGGAAGGTGTGAAGGAATTTGTatacgtcgcgcgcgagctcacgcgcaagcgcgcggaaaagTTTTTCCCGATCAAGATCgtcggcgcacacgcggcgctgcgcacgcggctcGAGTACCTCGCGCGGttccgcgtcgcgcacgaaGAGCTTGTCGACATGGCCGATGTCGGAAGGACGTGGGCGAACGACGCGCCCGACGCGTCTCTCCTCGCCGAAATCCACGCGGCGTACGACGCACTCCGCGCCGTCGACCTGCTCGACACGTCGGAGAAAggcaccgcggcgctcgcgcacgccgaggcgcgGTACAATGCACAGATCGCGCATGTGGAAAACCAGCTGATCGAGAAGCTGCAAGGGCTGCTCGACCATGCGCAGTCTGCGCGTGAGCGACTCCGGATCCTTGCACAGTTCAACAAGCTGTTTGTGCGCCCCAaggtgcgcgcggcagtgcaAGAGTACCAGCAGGTCCTGCTGCAGAGCGTGCAGTCCGACATTGACGCCCTCCACGCCAAGTTTTCTGCTGGGTTCCGCgactcggcggcgcacgtcgccggcaagctgcgcggccaGCCCGAGATTGTGGGCGCGATGGTGTGGGCGAGCGAGATGGAGCGCCAGCTGCAAGGGTACCTGAAACGCGTAGAAGATGTGCTCGGCCACGGCTGGGAGCACTACACCGACGGccagcgcatccatgcCGAGAGCGCGGCATTCGCGGCGAAACTCGATACCCGGCCGCTGCTCAGTGCATGGTCccaagacgcggcgcggcgcgtgacGCAAGTGCAAGGCCCTctgctgcgcgtcgtggAAGAGCGCAAGAGCGGCCGTTTGCGCCTCGTTGCGAACTACGACGCGCAGGCGTTTGCGTTTGcggacgaggcgcacgcactGACCATGCTTGGCATGCAGATTCCCCAGGCGctcagcagcgccgcgctcgatgcgcggcgcatccatccgtttgcgcttgccgtggtgaatgcgctgcgcacgctcgacaaggtgcacgagcagctcgctgcgATGCCGGCCGCCGGGCctttgctcgcgcacaacCTGCACGCGATACACAGCCTGCTTGCACAGGcgtcgcaagcgcgctgGGAGCGGTTCTTGGACAGCTACAGCAGTGTATacacgagcgcaagcgccgacgcgctccgcgaAAACGCACAGGTGGTGCTCGTAGAAACGCTCGCTGGAAacgtcgtccagctcgaggagcgtgtgcagaaGCTCGCGGCGGTCCAAGACGAAATGGACGGGGtcttgcgcacgctgcgcacatgcgcctACCAACGCGCAGCCtttcgcgcgtgcgtagacgcgctgcagcgtgcgatGGACGCGCTGAGCCTCGCAGGCTACGccaacgtcgcgcgctttgtcgagcacgtcgaAGAAAAGCGCGTCGCCGTTTTGCTCGACCGACTCCACGCGGAGCTCGACCAGGTGGCGCAGAcctttgcgccgcgccaccaCACCGCCACGCCCGTCgtgcttgctgtgcgcctccacggcgccgcgctccagctcgagccgcggctggaggcggcgcgcagcgtgtggatcgcacagctcgccgccgtccTCGACACGGTcctcgcgctgccgcgTCTCACCAcgcagcacgcgctcgcgctgggGCAGGACAGCGGCCCCGCGTGCcgcttgcttgcgcgcgtcgatccAGGCCGCCTCGAGacgccgctcgcgcgcctggaatcggtgcttgcacacgccTCGCGCTATGCCGCTGCCTGGCTCGAGCTGCAGTTCCTCTGGGACGTGGAGCCCGACGCGCTGGCagcgcagcttggcgcCGATCTCGCCGCGTGGCacgccattgcgcgccgcctcggccatgcgcgcgctaCGCTCGAGGCGCATCGTGTGCGCCGTGTGTTTGGCGGGATCGTGTGCATCGACGGCGAGGccatccagcgccgcgtcgcgttGAAGCTCGATGCGTTCCAGCGCGCAttcctgcagcgctacgcagcggcgctcgcagcgGCCGCGGACGCGTGCaccgcggcggtgcgcgaacagcggcgcgcgcttgagccgctgcgcgtgcacagcgcctcgATCGACGACGTGGTCGCGCTtgtggcgcttgtgcagcagctgcaggcCTCGAGAGAGCGCTGGCACGACACCCTTGCGCAGTACGCGGCCGGCGAAGCGGTGCtggtgcagcagcgcgtgccCCTGCTGCAGTGGacgtttgccgagcaggTGCACGGCGAACTGAGCGCCCTggagcagctcctcgaccagaagcgcgcggcgatggacgcggcccacgccgcgatccacgcgcggatcgccgcggaagacgcggcgctcgcgcagaagcgcgccgagttcCTCGGCGCATGGGACGCGCAAAAGCCCGTCCagggcgcgctgctcgtgcacgatgcgcagcacacgctcgcATCGTTTGCCGCGAAGCTCGCTctgctgcaagcgcagcacgagcagctcgccgcggcgcaggccgcCTTCCTTGTGCCGGcggccgacgcgcgcgcgcttgcgcgcgcgcgcgaagagctCGACGACCTGCAGTCGGTCTGGGGCGCGCTCGCGGGCGTGTGGAGCGCCTTGGACGAGACACGCGCGAGGCCGTGGGCCGctgtgcatgtgcgccaGGTGCGCcaggagctcgacgcgcaggtgcgcgcgatgcgtgcgATGCCGAGCAGGCTGCGCCAGTACGCGGCGTATGAGCACctgcacgagcgcctcgcgtTCCTGCTGAAGCACACGGCGgtgctcgccgagctgcgctcCGACGCGTTCAACGAgcggcactggcgcgcgctgttccagcgcgtggGCCGGCGCTACCTCGCCTCCTcgcacacgctcggcgcggtcTGGGACCTCGACTGGGCGACGAACATGtcggcggtgcgcacgcagctggccgaggcgcaagGGGAGTATGCGCTGCAGGTGTACCTGGAGCAagtgcgcgatgcatggACGGGCTACGCGCTGGAGCTCGTCAACTACAGGAACGAGTGCATGCTCGTGCGTGGCTTTGATGCGCTGTTCCAGCTCGCCACGGAGCAcgccagcgcgctgcgtgccatGGGCGCGAGCGAGCACTACCGCGTGTTTgaagaagaggcgcgcgcgtgggaagccaagcttgcgcgcgtccaGACGGTGTTTGACTACTgggagcgtgtgcagcgcgcgtggGTGTACCTGCACGGCCTCTTTTCGAGCACGGCAGAGACGCGGCACATGTTGCCGAAAGAGGCGAGCCGCTTCCAGAGCATCAGCACCGAGTTTCTTGCGattctgcggcgcgcgcagaaagcgccgctggtgcTCGAGGTGGTGCAGCAGCCGGGGCTCGAGCACAcgttgcgccgcctcgcAGAGCTCCTGCACCGGATCCAGAAAGCGCTGGGCGAGTacctcgagcgcgagcgtgcgcgcttcgcgcgcttctACTTTGTCGGCGACGAGGACCTGCTCGAGATCCTCGGCAGCCAGCGcgaccgtgcgcgcgccgcgacgcacttTCCCAAAATGTTTCCCGGGCTCCACGCCCTCACCATCGCCCACGACGACACGATTGTGGGCGTGGCGAACCGCGCGGGCGAGCACCTCGCCATCGATCCCGtcgcgtgcggcgagcgcccGGTGCACGAGTggcttgcagcgctcgagcacagcgtgcagcgcgctttgctcgccgcggtgcgccacgccgtcgaggcgctcgacacGACGCGTGCGTGGCTCGTGGCGTACCCCGCGCAAGTCGCCgtgctcgcggcgcagattgtgtttgtgcgcgacgtggagcgcggcctcgcgcacggatcgctggacgacgcgcagcagcgcacgacacGCCTCGCCGCATGGCTCACGACGCACATCACCACGGCGGATGgcgtggagcgccgcgcatgcgaGCAACTCCTCACCTTTctggcgcacgccgcggagctgcttgcggcgctcgcgcaggcgccgctcgcgcccGGCATCTTTCCGTGGCTCTTGCACCTGCGGCACTACCTCGACGCCGACGGCGTGCATGTCTGCatggcgcacacgcgcttTGCGTACGGCTTCGAGTTCCtcgacgccgccgagcgccttgtACACACACCGCTCACCACCACCTGCTATGCGAGCAtgacgcaagcgctgcacgcgcgcctcggcggcgcgccgtttggcCCTGCCGGCACGGGCAAGACGGAGACGAtcaaggcgctcggcgcggagATGGGGCGCTTTGTCCTGGTGTTCAACTGCGACAGCCAGTTTGACGTGCACGCCATGGGGCGCATCCTCGCGGGCGTGTGCCGTGTCGGGGCGTGGGGCTGCTTTGACGAGTTTAACCGTTTGGAAGAGCGCGTCCTCTCCAGCGTCTCGCAGCAGATGTacgcgatccagcgcgcgctcgtgGAAAACAAGCCCGCggagctcggcgtgcgGGTGGATGTGCACGCGTGTACTGGGGTGTTTGTGACGATGAATCCCCGCTACGCGGGCCGCTCGCACCTGCCCGACAACCTCAAGGCGCTCttccgcagcgtcgccatggcgcacccggacaagcgccgcatcgtccaCGTCCTGCTGCTCGTGCACGGCTTCcagggcgcggcgcagtggGCGTCCAAGATGGTGCTCCTCTTCCAGCTCTtggacgagcagctgcaccgcgcacagCACTACGACTTTGGCCTCCGCGCGCTCAAGGCAgtcctgcgcagcgccgcgcgcgtgcgcacgcgcggcgccgacgagcagcgcgtgctcGTGCAGAGCGTGCTGGAGACGGTAGCGCCGAAACTCGACGCGGACGACGTCCCGCTGCTGTCCCGCCTGGTCGAGGAGGTGTTTCCGGGGGTGCGCTacacgccgagcgcgctcgacgcgctctcCGCTGCgatcgatgcgcgctgtgccgcgcaccatttgcacgccgcgccgtggaaggccaagctgctgcagctgtaCCACATCCagcacattgcgcacggcatcATCCTTGTGGGCGCTGCCGGCACGGGCAAGACCGCTGCGTGGCGCACGCTCCTCGCGGCCATGGAGCACGTCGACGGGGTGagcagcgtcgcacacGTCATCGCGCCCAAGGTGCTCAgcaacgaggcgctctACGGCACGCTCGACCCCACCACGCGCGAATGGACCGACGGGCTCTTCAccgcgctcctgcgccgcatcttggagaatgtgcgccgcgagcgcgagcagcgccactGGATCGTGTTTGATGGGGACATCGACCCCGACTGGGTCGAGAACCTCAACAGCGTCCTGGACGAAAACAAGATGCTCACGCTGCCCAccggcgagcgcctcgtgctTCCGCCGAATGTGCGCCTGGTGTTTGAGGTGGACAGTGTCGCGCATGCCACACGCGCGACCATTacgcgctgcggcatggTCGCGTTTGGCGCCGAGCTTGTCCCGCGTAGCGCACGgctcgcgcatgccgccgcgacgctgcgcgcagcgacgctcGGCGCCCCCGACGAGCTGCCTTCGGTGCACGCAGCAGACGACCGTGCGATCCTCGCAgggatcgccgcgcgcgtcgagcaggactgtgcgcacggcggccTCGTCGACTGGGCGCTCAGctttgcgcacacgctTCCGCACACCATGGCGttcgacgaggcgcgcgcgattgcAGCCTTCTTTTccttgctgcggcgcgccgcgcgccttgtgctTGCGTACAACGCGGCCCATCCCGACTTTtgcatgcgcgacgagcacgtCGCACACTatgcctcgcgcgccatgctcgtcgcgctggcgTGGGCGTGTGTCGgagacgcgccgcacgtggtgcgcgacgcattcagcgacgcggtgcgtgcgcgcgtcaCTGCTGCGCTCCCGGCGggccagctgctcgacTACCACGTCGTCGCctcgcgcgacgcgccgttCGAGccgtgggcggcgcacgttGCGCCTGTGGAGCTCGATCCCAGCGCACTCGTCGCTGCGGAAGTTGTGATTCCCACGCTGGATACCGTGCGTTTGGAGGAGCTTGTCTATGCCTATCTCTTGGACCACCGCCCCGTCATGCTCTGTGGCCCGCCGGGCAGCGGAAAGACGATGGTGCTCTACGCGacactgcgccgcctcgcgGATGTGATGATCGCGAGCGTGAACCTGAGCAGCCAGACGacgcccgccgcgctgctcgcgctgctcgaggagcacTTGGCGTACCAAGAAACGCCCcacggcacgcagctcGCCCCGAGCCAGCCCGGGCGCTGGCTCGTGGTGTTCTGCGACGAGATCAATTTGCCCGCCCCCGACGCCTACGGCACGCAGTGCCCCATCCACTTTCTCCGccagctcgtcgagcagcgtggattttggcgcgcgcgccagtggatcgcgctcgagcgcgtgcagtttgtcggcgcgtgcaatcCGCCAACGGATCCGGGGCGCTGGCCGCTCACGCACCGCTTtctgcgccatgcgccggtCGTGATGGTCGACTATCCTGCGCCTGTATCGCTGCACCAGATATACCACACCTTcacacgcgccttgctgcgcgccacgcccaACCTCGCGGGGTACGCCGAGCCACTTTCCCACGCCATGGTGCGCTTCTTTCTCGCGTCCCAGAAGCAGTTTACCCCCGCGACACAAGCGCACTACGTCTACTCCCCGCGCGAGCTCACGCGCTGGATCCGGGGCATGTACAAGGCGCTCGGGGACatgcagctcgccgcgctcccCGACCTGGTGCGCATCTGGGCGTTCGAGGGGCTGCGCCTCTTCCAGGACCGCCTCGTGTCCGACCTAGACAAAGCCTGGACGGACGAGATGCTCGATACggtcgcgcacgacgcatTTCCCGCCCTCGACATGCACCacacgctcgcgcgcccCATCCTCTACGCAGACTGGCTCACGCGCACGTACAGCAGCGTCGatcgcgcaccgctgcgcgactatGCCAAGGCACGCCTGCACGCGTACTCGGAAGAAGAGATGCACGCGGATCTTGTGCTCCACGACAAGGTGCTCGACCTTGCGCTCTGCTGCGACCGTGTTTTGCAGCAAGCTGCGGGCCACTTGCTCCTGATCGGCGTCGCGGGCTCGGGAAAAACGACCGTGGCGCGCTTCTGTGCATGGCTGCGTGGCCTTGCGCTGTACAgcatgccgagcgcgcgTGGGTTCCGCGACGCGGACTTTGACGAGCATCTCCGCGCACtgttgcgccgcgtcgggATTTATGGCGAGCAGGTGTGCTGGacgatggacgaggcgcacgtcgcgcacccAGCGCGCCTCGAAAAACTCAACACCTTGCTCGCCAATGCCGAGGTCGCGGGGCTGTTTGAGGGCGAcgagcacgctgcgctcttgacggcgttgcgcgacgcatcgcagcgcgaaggggtcgtcgtcgccaccgacgacgagctgctcgcgtttttccgcgcgcagatccGCGCGAATTTGCACATTGTGCTCACCATGACGCCGCCCCAGGGCGGGATCGGCAGCAAGGCCGCAGCGTCCCCGGCACTGTTCAATCGTTGTACATTGGTCTATTGTTGGTAG